A region of Streptomyces paludis DNA encodes the following proteins:
- a CDS encoding DUF3566 domain-containing protein encodes MTDTRGQQPPYQQTYGTEQPKPAAQPYHPPQAYPAPAPASAPQPGAGAGTGAGAGAQVGTQQGQGQSQTQGQGQIFGQGQGQQGVSVTTAASGTAAATAAVRLPRTGARTTPRTRKARLRVSKADPWSVMKVSFLLSIALGVCTVVAAAVLWMVMDAMGVFSTVGGTISEATGSTESNGFDLQSFLSLPRVLIFTSVIAVIDVVLATALATLGAFIYNLSAGFVGGVELTLAEDE; translated from the coding sequence GTGACCGATACCCGGGGGCAGCAGCCCCCGTACCAGCAGACTTACGGTACTGAGCAGCCGAAGCCGGCGGCTCAGCCTTACCATCCGCCGCAGGCGTATCCGGCCCCGGCGCCCGCTTCGGCACCGCAGCCCGGTGCCGGTGCCGGCACCGGCGCGGGTGCGGGTGCGCAGGTCGGAACGCAGCAGGGCCAAGGTCAGAGTCAGACCCAGGGTCAGGGCCAGATCTTCGGCCAGGGCCAGGGCCAACAGGGAGTCTCCGTGACAACTGCCGCTTCGGGTACCGCCGCGGCCACCGCCGCCGTCAGACTGCCGCGGACCGGCGCTCGCACCACACCGCGTACACGCAAGGCGCGGCTGCGGGTGTCGAAGGCCGATCCGTGGTCCGTGATGAAGGTCAGTTTCCTGCTCTCCATCGCGCTCGGCGTGTGCACGGTCGTCGCGGCCGCCGTGCTGTGGATGGTCATGGACGCGATGGGCGTCTTCTCGACGGTCGGCGGGACGATCAGTGAGGCCACGGGCTCGACCGAGAGCAATGGCTTCGATCTCCAGTCGTTCCTGTCGCTGCCGCGCGTGCTCATCTTCACCTCGGTCATCGCGGTGATCGATGTGGTGCTCGCGACGGCGCTGGCGACGCTCGGGGCCTTCATCTACAACCTGTCCGCGGGCTTCGTGGGCGGTGTCGAGCTGACGCTCGCCGAGGACGAGTGA
- a CDS encoding DLW-39 family protein, with product MKKLLLVALAAIGGLLVYRQIQADRAEQDLWTEATDSVPAGSGV from the coding sequence GTGAAGAAGCTTCTCTTGGTCGCACTGGCCGCCATCGGCGGGCTCCTCGTGTACCGCCAGATCCAGGCGGACCGCGCCGAGCAGGATCTGTGGACGGAGGCGACCGACTCCGTGCCCGCAGGTTCGGGTGTGTGA
- a CDS encoding serine/threonine-protein kinase codes for MGEIFAGRYELIDPVGRGGVGAVWRAWDHRRRRYVAAKVLQQSDAHTLLRFVREQALRIDHPHVLAPASWAADDDKVLFTMDLVSGGSLAHVIGDYGPLPPRFVCTLLDQLLAGLAAVHAEGVVHRDIKPANILMEATGTARPHLRLSDFGISMRKGEPRLTETNYVVGTPGYFAPEQLMGAEPDFPSDLFAVGLVALYLLQGQKPDSRALIEYFAAHGTPGAPEGIPEPLWQVLAGLLQPDPHARFRTATGARKALTAAVELLPEPGADDEPVEVFDQIGPLPAGFGPQGPLPAAEPKPEPEPEPQPQPQPESQPETTPPPLPPQPPASSPVSGAMSETGSFHLPPPPQQPLHPQHPQQLLAHAPTEAVRHEQALTRPYTAPQLQPQQTSAPTAAPAPHRPGPPLKVAVPVLLLALACFAVGFWALSRI; via the coding sequence ATGGGTGAGATCTTCGCGGGACGGTACGAGCTGATCGACCCGGTCGGCCGGGGCGGCGTCGGTGCCGTCTGGCGCGCCTGGGACCACCGGCGGCGGCGTTACGTCGCGGCCAAGGTCCTCCAGCAGAGCGACGCGCACACCCTGCTCCGGTTCGTCCGCGAACAGGCGCTCCGGATCGACCATCCGCATGTCCTCGCCCCCGCGAGCTGGGCCGCCGACGACGACAAGGTCCTCTTCACCATGGACCTGGTCAGCGGGGGGTCGCTGGCCCATGTCATCGGCGACTACGGGCCGCTGCCGCCCCGCTTCGTCTGCACCCTGCTCGACCAGCTCCTCGCCGGGCTCGCCGCCGTCCACGCGGAAGGCGTCGTCCACCGCGACATCAAACCCGCCAACATCCTCATGGAGGCGACCGGCACCGCCCGGCCGCATCTGCGCCTCTCCGACTTCGGCATCTCCATGCGCAAGGGCGAGCCCCGCCTGACGGAGACCAACTACGTGGTGGGCACGCCCGGTTACTTCGCTCCCGAGCAACTGATGGGCGCCGAGCCCGACTTCCCCTCCGACCTCTTCGCCGTCGGCCTGGTAGCGCTCTATCTGCTCCAGGGGCAGAAGCCCGACTCCCGGGCCCTGATCGAGTACTTCGCCGCACACGGCACCCCCGGCGCGCCCGAGGGCATCCCCGAGCCGCTGTGGCAGGTGCTGGCGGGACTGCTCCAGCCCGATCCGCACGCCCGGTTCCGTACGGCCACGGGCGCCCGCAAGGCGCTGACGGCGGCCGTGGAGCTGCTGCCCGAACCGGGCGCGGACGACGAGCCGGTCGAGGTCTTCGACCAGATCGGCCCGCTGCCGGCCGGCTTCGGCCCGCAGGGCCCCCTCCCGGCCGCCGAACCAAAGCCCGAACCGGAACCCGAACCGCAGCCGCAGCCGCAACCCGAATCACAGCCGGAAACCACGCCCCCGCCGCTCCCTCCCCAGCCGCCGGCATCCTCCCCCGTGTCCGGCGCCATGTCAGAGACCGGCAGCTTCCACCTGCCTCCTCCGCCCCAGCAGCCCCTCCACCCCCAACACCCGCAGCAGTTGCTGGCCCACGCACCGACCGAAGCGGTACGGCACGAGCAGGCCCTCACCCGCCCCTACACCGCCCCGCAACTCCAGCCCCAACAAACCTCCGCGCCGACAGCGGCACCCGCGCCCCACCGCCCCGGCCCGCCCCTGAAGGTCGCCGTCCCGGTGCTGCTGCTCGCCCTGGCCTGCTTCGCGGTCGGCTTCTGGGCGCTGTCCCGGATCTGA
- a CDS encoding helix-turn-helix domain-containing protein, with translation MDAAQQESTARARELQRSWYGEPLGALFRRLIDDLGLNQARLAAVLGLSAPMLSQLMSGQRAKIGNPAVVQRVQALQDLAGQVADGSVSAGEATDRMEEIKKSQGGSVLSATSQTTHSTGAPTVRRVVREIQSLLRSVAAAGDIIDAADSLAATQPELAEFLRVYGAGRTAEAVAHYEAHQS, from the coding sequence ATGGACGCCGCACAGCAGGAATCGACCGCCAGAGCCAGAGAACTTCAGCGGAGCTGGTACGGAGAGCCTCTGGGGGCGCTCTTCCGCCGGCTCATCGATGACCTGGGGCTGAACCAGGCCCGGCTCGCGGCCGTCCTCGGGCTGTCCGCCCCGATGCTCTCCCAGCTGATGAGCGGTCAGCGCGCGAAGATCGGCAATCCCGCGGTCGTCCAGCGGGTGCAGGCGCTCCAGGACCTCGCCGGGCAGGTGGCCGACGGCAGCGTCAGCGCCGGTGAGGCGACGGACCGGATGGAGGAGATCAAGAAATCGCAGGGCGGCTCCGTCCTCAGCGCCACCAGCCAGACGACCCACAGCACGGGCGCGCCCACCGTCCGCCGGGTGGTCCGTGAGATCCAGTCGCTGCTGCGGTCGGTCGCGGCGGCCGGCGACATCATAGACGCGGCGGACTCCCTCGCCGCGACCCAGCCGGAACTGGCAGAGTTCCTCCGGGTCTACGGCGCCGGACGCACCGCCGAAGCCGTCGCCCACTACGAGGCGCACCAGAGCTGA
- a CDS encoding tyrosine-type recombinase/integrase translates to MAPWFGPYSVEDGEGAVVRDMVQNWVNDLENGRPAPLDRPDRKPRTKYKPKTVQDKHGLLSAILQSAVDAEPQLRAANPCAHTRLPRLDGDEVDEEMTFLEREEWAQIHECMAEDAQNLAETFAETGARWGEVTALQPRDLRRRNGRPAIRIQRAWKRDEDGKPYMGAPKTKKSRRTMVITFKLDRMLRRRAKGLAPDELMFKGPTGNQWDAGTFRRLRWLPAITLAAEKFGLIKRPRIHDIRHSHAAWLIAAKVPLPAIQARLGHESITTTVDRYGHLLDALDDEVMSAVEWAMDPTAQLPKFLADTGLASVTEGLPEVPRQRSGTSADMGQDASELGQQGASYGG, encoded by the coding sequence ATGGCCCCCTGGTTCGGGCCCTACTCCGTGGAGGACGGCGAGGGCGCCGTCGTCCGGGACATGGTGCAGAACTGGGTCAACGACTTGGAGAACGGCAGGCCGGCCCCTCTCGACCGGCCGGACCGGAAGCCACGGACGAAGTACAAGCCGAAGACCGTCCAGGACAAGCATGGGCTGCTGTCCGCGATTCTCCAGTCGGCCGTCGACGCCGAGCCGCAGCTCAGGGCCGCGAATCCGTGCGCGCACACCCGGCTGCCGCGACTGGACGGTGACGAGGTCGACGAGGAGATGACCTTCCTTGAGCGGGAGGAGTGGGCGCAGATCCACGAGTGCATGGCGGAGGACGCCCAAAACCTCGCGGAGACCTTCGCCGAGACGGGTGCACGCTGGGGAGAGGTGACCGCGCTTCAGCCGCGCGATCTCCGGCGCCGCAACGGGCGCCCCGCGATCCGTATCCAGCGAGCCTGGAAGCGGGACGAGGACGGCAAGCCCTACATGGGCGCGCCGAAAACGAAGAAGAGCCGCAGGACGATGGTCATTACTTTCAAGCTCGACCGAATGCTCCGTCGGCGCGCCAAAGGGCTGGCTCCCGACGAGCTGATGTTCAAGGGGCCCACAGGCAATCAATGGGATGCGGGAACGTTCCGCCGGCTTCGCTGGCTGCCCGCGATCACGCTTGCCGCGGAGAAGTTCGGCCTGATCAAGCGGCCCCGAATTCACGACATCCGGCATTCCCACGCCGCGTGGCTCATCGCCGCCAAGGTCCCTCTCCCAGCCATTCAGGCCCGGCTGGGCCACGAGTCCATCACCACCACCGTGGACCGGTACGGCCACCTCCTGGACGCGCTGGACGACGAGGTCATGTCCGCCGTCGAGTGGGCGATGGATCCGACCGCTCAGCTTCCGAAGTTCCTGGCGGACACCGGTCTCGCGTCTGTGACGGAGGGGCTTCCGGAGGTTCCCCGGCAGCGGTCCGGCACATCGGCGGACATGGGGCAGGACGCGAGCGAACTGGGGCAGCAGGGCGCTTCGTACGGCGGCTGA
- a CDS encoding HNH endonuclease family protein: MPPENDFGPGLFPLAAVNGAGPVHIDEQLSLIGEPTPVRVPAVEWTVWLTDESVQTRYWAKVYRTPSTEDCWFFFGGISSTGHASFRAASRPGRTRKGTVPGHLYGYQLAHGVIPRLGWDTNSPTVCHTCDNHSCQQPTHLRLGTAAENRAEWLARRRNPGSPLADLRGPAGRSRAIGAAIRTGREAGEPSADIAARIRAAMRAGRPLSLW; this comes from the coding sequence ATGCCGCCTGAGAACGACTTCGGGCCCGGCCTCTTCCCGCTCGCGGCGGTGAACGGGGCCGGGCCCGTTCACATTGACGAGCAACTTTCCCTCATCGGTGAGCCAACTCCCGTCCGCGTACCGGCCGTTGAGTGGACGGTCTGGCTGACCGACGAATCCGTGCAGACCCGGTACTGGGCGAAGGTCTACCGGACCCCGTCAACCGAGGACTGCTGGTTCTTCTTCGGCGGGATCTCCAGCACCGGCCACGCCAGCTTCAGGGCCGCCTCACGGCCGGGCAGGACGCGCAAGGGGACGGTGCCGGGCCATCTGTACGGGTACCAGCTCGCCCACGGCGTCATCCCCCGCCTCGGCTGGGACACCAACAGCCCCACCGTCTGCCACACCTGCGACAACCACTCCTGCCAGCAGCCGACGCACCTCAGGCTGGGCACGGCGGCCGAGAACCGGGCCGAGTGGCTGGCCCGCCGCAGAAACCCGGGCAGTCCCCTCGCCGACCTCCGAGGCCCCGCCGGCCGCTCCCGCGCGATCGGCGCCGCCATCCGGACTGGCCGAGAGGCCGGGGAGCCCAGCGCGGATATCGCGGCACGCATTCGCGCGGCAATGCGAGCGGGCCGCCCCCTCAGCCTCTGGTGA
- a CDS encoding ParB N-terminal domain-containing protein: MTNTKTQAGVQTSPAPWPTLAVAELAAHPGNVRDIQAPADLLADVKDNGVVEPLYVVRTHGDVPQVIDGFQRLAAAVAAGLETVPVTPRPVIRIDALTPHPKNAREDLDINAPFVESLRAEGCRDPVKIQRVDGGVLQVNDGNRRLYGSKDAGLTHLPYEWDDDDRDAAGQFLDMITTAQHRKSLTPSEMNQAMFSAAEAGAQVGRIARAAGVRQKDVKALVKVRSDEKLSAAVSGASSYEWTFEHMAALGEFADDAEALAAITEAAVEDDADAGDVDWAIAVERTKRDKRIKAEAHRAELETAGQKIRDAEELSERAVPVWRLRGISIEEHTECKGLVWVFDERRGDRYEPYCSAPGLYGHAVPEGASASGSATTSADKEAERAARAAVKKGNIDWDAAEALRRKWITDLSKRRNLPKSTTSTLIEHVNEALLNGSWGISDDLNKEGTTEILAGFLGLNAEQAKDRGSFTGHVAKDPRRAPQLQFAAIAAVREKCANRSAWRTDDQHAPWTRKPTARWFKILASLGYPLTPIEQSVVDEEPYDPAKKKPRAAITSGSEPEAEQEPGTDEETSAPEVEGADEPASDDEAAA; encoded by the coding sequence ATGACGAACACCAAGACCCAGGCCGGCGTCCAGACCTCCCCTGCCCCGTGGCCGACCCTCGCGGTCGCCGAGCTGGCCGCGCACCCCGGCAACGTCCGCGACATCCAGGCCCCGGCCGATCTGCTGGCCGACGTGAAGGACAACGGCGTCGTGGAGCCGCTGTACGTCGTGCGCACCCACGGCGACGTGCCGCAGGTCATCGACGGATTCCAGCGACTGGCCGCTGCCGTCGCCGCAGGGCTGGAGACCGTGCCGGTCACCCCGCGCCCCGTGATCCGGATCGACGCGCTCACCCCGCACCCGAAGAACGCCCGCGAGGACTTGGACATCAACGCGCCGTTCGTGGAGTCCCTCCGCGCTGAGGGCTGCCGGGACCCGGTCAAGATCCAGCGAGTTGACGGCGGAGTCCTCCAGGTCAACGACGGGAACCGCCGCCTGTACGGATCGAAGGACGCGGGTCTTACCCACCTGCCGTACGAGTGGGACGACGACGATCGCGACGCGGCCGGACAGTTTCTCGACATGATCACGACCGCCCAGCACCGCAAGAGCCTGACGCCGTCGGAGATGAACCAGGCGATGTTCAGCGCCGCCGAGGCGGGCGCCCAGGTCGGCCGTATCGCCCGAGCCGCAGGCGTGCGGCAGAAGGACGTCAAGGCGCTGGTCAAGGTGCGGTCCGACGAGAAGCTGTCGGCCGCCGTCAGCGGCGCGAGCAGCTACGAGTGGACGTTCGAGCACATGGCCGCTCTCGGCGAGTTTGCCGATGACGCCGAAGCGCTCGCCGCGATCACCGAGGCCGCAGTCGAGGACGACGCGGACGCCGGAGACGTCGACTGGGCCATTGCCGTGGAACGGACCAAGCGCGACAAGCGGATCAAGGCCGAGGCTCACCGGGCGGAGTTGGAGACGGCCGGGCAGAAGATCAGGGATGCCGAGGAGTTGTCCGAGCGGGCGGTGCCCGTGTGGCGGCTGCGCGGCATCAGCATCGAGGAGCACACCGAGTGCAAGGGGCTTGTGTGGGTGTTCGACGAGCGGCGGGGGGATCGGTACGAGCCCTACTGCTCCGCCCCCGGTCTGTACGGGCACGCGGTGCCCGAGGGTGCCAGCGCCAGCGGCAGTGCGACGACCAGCGCCGACAAGGAAGCCGAGCGCGCCGCCCGCGCCGCCGTCAAGAAGGGGAACATCGACTGGGACGCGGCCGAGGCCCTGCGCCGGAAGTGGATCACGGACCTGAGCAAGCGCCGCAACCTGCCGAAGAGCACCACCAGCACTCTGATCGAGCACGTCAATGAAGCTCTACTGAATGGCAGTTGGGGAATCTCCGACGACCTGAACAAGGAGGGCACCACCGAGATCCTGGCCGGTTTCCTGGGGCTGAACGCCGAGCAGGCCAAGGACCGGGGCAGCTTCACCGGGCACGTCGCCAAGGACCCGCGCCGGGCCCCGCAGCTCCAGTTCGCCGCCATCGCCGCCGTACGGGAGAAGTGCGCGAACCGGTCTGCGTGGCGAACCGACGACCAGCACGCCCCGTGGACGCGGAAGCCCACCGCCCGTTGGTTCAAGATCCTGGCGTCTCTGGGGTACCCGCTCACGCCCATTGAGCAGTCCGTCGTGGACGAGGAGCCGTACGACCCGGCGAAGAAGAAGCCCCGCGCCGCGATCACGTCCGGCAGCGAACCGGAGGCCGAGCAGGAGCCCGGCACCGACGAGGAGACAAGCGCGCCGGAGGTCGAAGGGGCCGACGAACCGGCCAGCGACGACGAAGCCGCCGCCTAG
- a CDS encoding alpha/beta fold hydrolase has product MDIRRRNNVTVTGRADGPVLLLAHGFGCDQNMWRLVAPALAESFRVVLFDYVGSGRADSSAWDERRYSSLEGYARDVLEVAEELDLRDVTFVGHSVSAMVGVHAAAKAPERISRLVMVAPSPRYIDEDGYRGGFSAEDIDELLESLESNYLGWSAAMAPVIMGNADRPELGQELTGSFCATDPDMARVFARTTFLSDSRADLKTVTVATLILECRQDVIAPREVGAYVRDAIPGSRLVTLEATGHCPQLSAPRATTGAITDFVGAV; this is encoded by the coding sequence ATGGATATCCGTCGCAGGAACAACGTCACCGTCACCGGCCGTGCGGACGGGCCGGTGTTGCTGCTGGCCCACGGGTTCGGCTGTGACCAGAACATGTGGCGTCTGGTGGCCCCCGCCCTGGCCGAGAGCTTCCGGGTGGTGCTCTTCGACTACGTGGGCTCGGGTCGGGCGGACTCTTCGGCCTGGGATGAGCGGCGCTACAGCTCGCTGGAGGGCTACGCGCGCGATGTGCTGGAGGTTGCCGAGGAGCTGGATCTGCGGGATGTGACGTTCGTTGGGCATTCGGTCAGCGCGATGGTCGGGGTGCACGCGGCTGCGAAGGCGCCGGAGCGTATCTCGCGTCTGGTGATGGTCGCTCCCTCGCCTCGCTACATCGACGAAGACGGCTACCGTGGCGGTTTCAGCGCGGAGGACATCGACGAGCTGCTGGAGTCTTTGGAGTCGAACTATCTGGGCTGGTCGGCGGCGATGGCACCGGTCATCATGGGGAACGCGGACCGTCCGGAACTCGGCCAGGAGCTGACCGGCTCGTTCTGCGCGACCGACCCGGACATGGCCCGGGTCTTCGCCCGCACGACGTTCCTGTCCGACAGCCGCGCGGACCTGAAGACGGTCACAGTGGCGACGCTGATCCTGGAGTGCCGGCAGGACGTGATCGCTCCCCGCGAGGTCGGCGCCTACGTCCGCGACGCCATCCCCGGCAGTCGGCTGGTCACCCTGGAGGCGACGGGGCACTGCCCGCAGCTGAGCGCACCGCGGGCCACCACGGGGGCGATCACCGACTTCGTCGGAGCGGTTTGA
- a CDS encoding PP2C family protein-serine/threonine phosphatase — protein sequence MCRTGQAPEPGEEQDVDAKDVVFASLLEDSAKELYEQAPCGYLSTLMDGTIAKINTTLLEWLGLERAQVVGLMRFADLLSVGGKLYHETHFAPLLQMKGEVSGIAMDIKAAAGRMPVLVTSKVKTSEDGEPLLIRTTVFDARDRRAYESELLRGRQAAEEARRQAEADRERLQEALAVLQQSLLPAKLPTVPGLEAASHYHTASPDLLGGDFYDLFPLVAGRWAFFLGDVCGKGPQAAAVTSLARYTLRATALHDADPVSVLTTLNTVLHQRYTSGDPRYCTAIFGVLDLTGDHVGVHLASGGHPSALIQRADGSADYLPTTGGMLIGVLPQVEVVAARARLLPGDTLLLYTDGVTEARTGADRELYGEDALRAFTADQPPAGPQALVTALTRLLAAFGDGLDDDTALLALGVPAALPSTTSEDLT from the coding sequence ATGTGCCGTACGGGCCAGGCTCCGGAGCCGGGTGAGGAGCAGGATGTGGACGCCAAGGATGTGGTGTTCGCCTCGCTGCTGGAGGACAGTGCCAAGGAGCTGTACGAGCAGGCCCCGTGCGGGTATCTGTCGACGCTGATGGACGGCACCATCGCGAAGATCAACACCACGTTGCTGGAGTGGCTGGGCCTGGAGCGGGCCCAGGTGGTGGGGCTGATGCGGTTCGCTGATCTGCTGAGCGTGGGCGGCAAGCTGTACCACGAGACGCACTTCGCGCCACTGTTGCAGATGAAGGGCGAGGTCAGCGGCATCGCCATGGACATCAAGGCCGCAGCCGGGCGGATGCCGGTGCTGGTCACCTCCAAGGTGAAGACGAGCGAGGACGGCGAGCCGCTGCTGATCCGTACCACCGTCTTCGACGCCCGCGACCGCCGCGCGTACGAGAGCGAGTTGCTGCGCGGCCGCCAGGCGGCCGAGGAAGCACGCCGGCAGGCCGAGGCCGACCGCGAGCGGCTCCAGGAAGCTCTTGCCGTCCTCCAGCAGAGCCTGCTGCCCGCCAAGCTGCCCACGGTTCCGGGCCTGGAGGCAGCCTCCCATTACCACACGGCCTCGCCGGATCTGCTGGGCGGAGACTTCTACGACCTGTTCCCCCTGGTCGCCGGCCGGTGGGCGTTCTTCCTCGGCGACGTCTGCGGCAAGGGCCCCCAGGCCGCGGCCGTGACCTCGCTGGCCCGCTACACCCTGCGCGCCACCGCCCTCCACGATGCCGATCCGGTCAGCGTGCTGACCACGTTGAACACGGTGCTGCACCAGCGGTACACCAGCGGCGACCCCCGCTATTGCACCGCCATATTCGGTGTCCTCGACCTCACCGGCGACCACGTCGGCGTGCACCTTGCCTCCGGCGGACACCCCTCCGCGCTGATCCAGCGCGCGGACGGCAGTGCCGACTACCTCCCCACCACCGGCGGCATGCTCATCGGCGTTCTGCCCCAGGTCGAGGTCGTTGCCGCCCGTGCCCGGCTGCTGCCCGGTGACACCCTGCTCCTTTACACCGACGGCGTGACCGAGGCCCGCACCGGAGCCGACCGCGAGCTGTACGGAGAGGACGCCCTGCGCGCCTTCACCGCTGATCAGCCCCCGGCCGGCCCGCAGGCCCTGGTCACAGCCCTGACCCGGCTCCTCGCCGCGTTCGGCGACGGCCTCGACGACGACACAGCACTGCTCGCCCTCGGCGTGCCCGCCGCGCTTCCGAGCACCACGAGTGAAGATCTGACATGA
- a CDS encoding STAS domain-containing protein, whose translation MSPLTITAQDAATGPVLEITGNLDYATAPELRKIVNGLTVAAGQLLVLDLAGLDFCDSSGISALLSARSLAIEQGAGTALAAVPANTARILRTVGLDRVFTIHPDVSAATARSAAAR comes from the coding sequence ATGAGCCCACTGACGATCACTGCCCAAGACGCCGCCACCGGCCCCGTACTGGAGATCACCGGCAACCTCGACTACGCGACGGCGCCCGAGCTGCGCAAGATCGTGAACGGCCTGACCGTTGCCGCGGGGCAACTCTTGGTTCTGGATCTGGCCGGCCTGGATTTCTGCGACTCCAGCGGGATCAGCGCTCTGCTGTCGGCCCGAAGCCTGGCCATCGAACAAGGCGCGGGCACAGCTCTGGCCGCCGTACCCGCCAACACTGCCCGCATCCTGCGCACCGTGGGCCTGGACCGGGTGTTCACCATCCATCCGGACGTCTCGGCGGCCACCGCCCGCAGCGCCGCCGCCCGCTGA
- a CDS encoding CsbD family protein: MSTQDKAANIGDKLKGKAKEAAGKVTGNQRLEAEGKADQAKGDIKQAGEKIKDALKD, encoded by the coding sequence ATGAGCACACAGGACAAGGCCGCCAACATTGGTGACAAGCTCAAGGGCAAAGCAAAAGAAGCGGCCGGCAAGGTGACCGGTAACCAGCGTCTGGAAGCCGAGGGAAAGGCCGACCAGGCCAAGGGAGACATCAAGCAGGCAGGCGAGAAGATCAAGGACGCCCTCAAGGACTAG
- a CDS encoding phospholipase D-like domain-containing protein: MSIEKTLIAAALPSDGDEGPVETGERKRRLRRRLERLIGVAATEGNELVPLRNGDEIFPAMLAAVRGAEYTIDLMTFVYWRGQIARDFAAALADRARAGVRVRLLLDGFGAKEIEQDLLDDMDAAGVLVAWFRKPAWISPLKQNHRCHRKALIVDEHTAFTGGVGIAEEWCGDARTPEEWRDTHVKVRGPAVDGIAAAFAQNWAECHEELFDDRDRFTEHAQPGSSTVQVVRGSASFGWQDMQTLIRVMLTSAQERFRLSTAYFAPDTYFIDLLCATARRGVQVQILLPGPHTDQRACQLAGQHHYAALLAAGVDIRQYQPTMLHTKIMTVDGVAALIGSTNFNRRSMDHDEEVMLAVLDEAFTRVLDDDFDHDLTRSEAIDAARWKRRPLPQRLKEAAVIPVRRFL, from the coding sequence ATGAGCATCGAGAAGACCCTTATCGCAGCAGCCTTGCCCTCGGATGGTGACGAGGGTCCGGTGGAGACGGGGGAGCGTAAGCGGCGTTTGCGTCGGCGTCTGGAGCGGCTGATCGGGGTGGCTGCGACCGAAGGCAACGAGCTTGTCCCGTTGCGTAACGGCGATGAGATCTTTCCCGCGATGCTGGCTGCGGTGCGCGGGGCCGAGTACACGATCGACCTGATGACGTTCGTGTACTGGCGCGGGCAGATCGCGCGCGACTTCGCCGCTGCCCTGGCCGACCGCGCCCGCGCCGGCGTTAGGGTGCGGCTGCTGCTGGACGGCTTCGGCGCCAAGGAGATCGAGCAGGACCTTCTCGATGACATGGACGCCGCCGGGGTGCTGGTCGCCTGGTTCCGCAAGCCTGCGTGGATCTCCCCGCTCAAGCAGAACCACCGCTGCCATCGCAAGGCTCTCATTGTGGATGAGCACACCGCGTTCACCGGCGGGGTCGGCATCGCCGAGGAATGGTGCGGCGATGCCCGTACCCCCGAGGAGTGGCGTGACACACACGTCAAGGTCCGTGGCCCGGCGGTGGACGGGATCGCGGCCGCGTTCGCCCAGAACTGGGCCGAGTGCCACGAGGAGCTTTTCGATGACCGCGACCGGTTCACTGAACATGCCCAGCCGGGATCCTCGACCGTGCAGGTGGTGCGGGGCTCGGCCAGCTTCGGCTGGCAGGACATGCAGACCCTGATCCGCGTCATGCTCACCTCCGCACAGGAACGCTTCCGCCTGTCCACCGCCTACTTCGCCCCTGACACCTACTTCATCGACCTGCTGTGCGCCACCGCCCGCCGTGGCGTCCAGGTCCAGATCCTGCTGCCCGGCCCCCACACCGACCAGCGCGCCTGTCAGCTCGCGGGTCAGCACCACTACGCCGCGCTGCTCGCGGCCGGTGTCGACATCCGCCAGTACCAGCCGACCATGCTCCACACGAAGATCATGACCGTGGACGGGGTCGCCGCGCTGATCGGCTCCACCAACTTCAACCGCCGCTCGATGGATCATGACGAAGAAGTCATGCTCGCCGTCCTCGACGAGGCCTTCACAAGAGTCCTGGACGACGACTTCGATCACGACCTGACACGCAGCGAGGCGATCGATGCTGCCCGGTGGAAGCGCCGGCCCCTGCCCCAGCGTTTGAAGGAAGCGGCCGTCATTCCCGTGCGGCGCTTCCTGTGA
- a CDS encoding pentapeptide repeat-containing protein has protein sequence MTTPLTARQRLAALHNYAAVNGEDFTGQNLASARTSRLRFTRCSFIGADLRHATLDGCWFKFCDFSDADLRSASLREVSLAGCDLRGADLRDADLTDARFGSVNTGVPPLGLTNITGARFDGAALRNVQAEGVIGWPPGHGANE, from the coding sequence ATGACCACGCCACTGACCGCGAGACAACGACTCGCCGCGCTCCACAACTATGCGGCCGTGAACGGTGAGGACTTCACCGGCCAGAACCTTGCTTCAGCTCGCACGTCGCGGCTGCGGTTCACTCGCTGCTCGTTCATCGGGGCCGATCTACGCCACGCCACCCTGGACGGTTGTTGGTTCAAGTTCTGTGACTTCAGCGACGCAGACCTGCGCAGCGCTTCACTGCGCGAGGTCAGCCTGGCCGGATGCGATCTGCGGGGTGCTGACCTGCGCGACGCCGATCTGACCGACGCCAGGTTCGGAAGCGTAAACACTGGCGTGCCCCCGCTCGGGCTGACCAACATCACCGGTGCCCGGTTCGACGGAGCGGCCTTGCGTAACGTTCAAGCGGAAGGCGTCATCGGGTGGCCACCCGGGCACGGCGCGAACGAGTAG